The Brachionichthys hirsutus isolate HB-005 unplaced genomic scaffold, CSIRO-AGI_Bhir_v1 contig_611, whole genome shotgun sequence DNA window CTTTTATAAATGCcaagtatatattatatatataatattttacaCATTCATTTTTCCCCTTATAATATAGATGGTATATTCTATCTGCAGTAGCATTAACAAACTTCTCTGACACGTTTCAGGTCACCATCTTAACTTCCATCTCTATTGATTGTTGTTGATTATAAATGCGTTAAACGTGTCCTCATATAAGCAGAGCTTAGAAATGCAGTTGACTTTAAGGTGATTGTTCAGCGCAAAACTGATTACTGGAAAGTTAAGATGGTATCAGACAACTCCAGGGAAATTAAGTTTAATAGAGCTCTGCTGCAATGGATGGCATCATGGCAAAACCTCCACCGCGTGCTTTCGAAACAGTTTTAAAGAAAATACTTTTATGATTGATGGGTGAAGATAAGGCTgtacatgaaaaaaaagaaattcaggaAATAGTGATTGCAACAGCAATCTGATTTACAGGAAGGAGACGGGCACTTAAATACACCGCTGTGTTTTATGATTGGGTTTGGAGTTGGCCTGCAAAGCACTCAGCTATTGTAatgatcagctgattgcagggGCTCAAATGCCACTGTAAATTGTTAGGTAATTTTGTTATAGTAGTACTATatgttttttgctgttgttcCCACTGCCTGAAAGGAATGGTGCAAGCAGAAAATATgttcaacaaaaaaagaaaaaaataaggcCATCTTGTAGCATGACCCTGTAATCAGCATTTCTGCAGTGGGCAAAGGCATGGCCAGTGTCGACAACAAATTACACAGCAGAACCACTTTTCCAAAAAATCACATCGAAATAGAAAGGAGTTACATCAATAAACAAAGGAAGGTCAATAGTTGAATATTGAAAAACTTAAATATCACTGGTTTTGTCGCCTGGAATATGGAAGCACACAGTGTATTTACTTCTTCACCATGCTGTTATTTAGCTTTTCTGCCAATTACGTGAACAAAAAAGTACTTGTTCAAATATTAAGAGGATCAGTATGATGCACCTGGCGTAACCTGTGGCAAAAATTGGGGACCTGGGTCCAGATCGAGATagagaggagacaaaagagTTAGATTGCATGAATTATAAATTATGATAAACCTCATTATGTGTTATGAGGTTCAATTAGCAGGCCACAGGTATATTTCTTTGCAAGGGAGCAGAAACATTTTTGCTTTTGCATAAAACGTGAAAGGCCTTTTAATGTCaattaatgtttcattttccCACAGCATTCCGAGTTTCGACACCACAGCTTTATACGCCGACCTCAACAGCACAAATGGCACTGAATGCCCTCGACCAGATGCCTGGAAGTGGCTCAATTCCAGTCAGCCAGTGTTCATCCTGCTCATCACCGTACTTGGAGTCATATTGAATGTGTTTGTCTTAATGGTTTTCTGCCTCCATAAGAAGGCCTGCACTGTTGCTGAGATCTACTTGGGCAACCTGGCTGCCGCCGACCTTGTTCTGGTGTCCTGTTTGCCTTTCTGGGCTGTCAACATATTCAATGATTTCAACTGGCCTTTTGGCCTGTTCCTATGCAAAGTCGTCAACCTGGGCATTAAGATGAACGCCCACTGCAGTGTCTATTTCCTGGTTATGGTTAGCATAGACCGTTATGTGGCACTAGTGTATACAATGTCTTATGGCAGGATGCGCAGGCCAAAATATGCCAAAATAAGCTGTCTGCTGATGTGGGGTTTTGGTATAATTCTGGGTATCCCCACGCTCATCTTTAGGAACATACAATATTTCCATCAGTATGGAATACATGCGTGTTTTCTGGATTACCAAAACCACACCATAGAGCTGCTTTGTGACGTGCTACTGATTGCTTTTAGCTTCATTATTCCCATTTCCGTCATCTCCTTTTGCACACTGAAAATTGTTCAGGCTTTGAAGATGCAGGCAATAGAGAGGATGAATGCTGAGAAGACCGAGCAAAGAGCCACGACCCTGGTCCTGGTGGTCCTTCTGGCATTCTTAATTTGCTGGGTGCCGTTCCACATAGTCACCGCACTGGACGTGCTGCTACGAAGCAAAGTCCTGGAAGGGTGTCACCTGAAGAACGTTCTAGAAATCT harbors:
- the LOC137914794 gene encoding B2 bradykinin receptor-like, which encodes MTPQPTSIPSFDTTALYADLNSTNGTECPRPDAWKWLNSSQPVFILLITVLGVILNVFVLMVFCLHKKACTVAEIYLGNLAAADLVLVSCLPFWAVNIFNDFNWPFGLFLCKVVNLGIKMNAHCSVYFLVMVSIDRYVALVYTMSYGRMRRPKYAKISCLLMWGFGIILGIPTLIFRNIQYFHQYGIHACFLDYQNHTIELLCDVLLIAFSFIIPISVISFCTLKIVQALKMQAIERMNAEKTEQRATTLVLVVLLAFLICWVPFHIVTALDVLLRSKVLEGCHLKNVLEICNQIFTYLAFSNCVLNPILYVIVGKNFRKKIAEVFKQFGDKKTGSSESTRSNQSSTMRMTGN